In one Thermaerobacter sp. PB12/4term genomic region, the following are encoded:
- the galU gene encoding UTP--glucose-1-phosphate uridylyltransferase GalU, whose translation MPRTVRKAVIPAAGLGTRFLPATKAQPKEMLPVVDKPIIQYVVEEAVAAGIDDILIVTGRGKRAIEDHFDRSIELEWHLERGNKDEMLEWVRYIADLADVHFVRQKEPLGLGHAVLQARRHVGDEPFAVLLGDEIFIGEEPALAELMARYRETGASVVAVREVPREQVRRYGVVAGEPVGDGLYRVRDMVEKPDPAEAPSNLAIVGRYIIEPDIFDLLERVGRGKNDEIQLTDALRLLARDQAVYAYQTRSRRYDVGEKLGFLQATVEFALMRPELAPDFRDYLFNLVDELRTGRWPGVEQAAATRQAGPAPLRRPR comes from the coding sequence TTGCCACGTACCGTCCGCAAGGCCGTGATCCCGGCGGCCGGCCTGGGCACGCGCTTCCTGCCGGCCACCAAGGCCCAGCCCAAGGAAATGTTGCCCGTGGTCGACAAGCCCATCATCCAGTACGTGGTCGAAGAGGCGGTGGCCGCCGGGATCGACGACATCCTGATCGTCACCGGGCGCGGCAAGCGCGCCATCGAAGACCACTTCGACCGCTCCATCGAGCTGGAGTGGCACCTGGAGCGCGGCAACAAGGACGAGATGCTGGAGTGGGTGCGCTATATCGCTGACCTGGCGGACGTGCACTTCGTCCGGCAGAAGGAGCCCCTGGGCCTGGGCCACGCCGTCCTGCAGGCCCGCCGCCACGTGGGCGACGAGCCCTTCGCCGTCCTCCTGGGCGACGAGATCTTCATCGGGGAAGAACCGGCCCTGGCCGAACTCATGGCCCGCTACCGCGAGACGGGCGCCAGCGTGGTGGCGGTGCGGGAGGTGCCGCGGGAACAGGTGCGGCGCTATGGCGTGGTGGCGGGGGAGCCGGTGGGGGACGGCCTCTACCGCGTGCGGGACATGGTGGAAAAGCCCGATCCCGCCGAAGCGCCCTCCAATCTGGCCATCGTCGGCCGGTACATCATCGAGCCCGATATCTTCGACCTGCTGGAGCGAGTGGGCCGGGGCAAGAACGACGAGATCCAGCTGACCGACGCCTTGCGGCTGCTGGCCCGGGACCAGGCGGTCTACGCCTACCAGACCCGGTCCCGTCGCTACGACGTGGGGGAGAAGCTGGGCTTCTTGCAGGCCACGGTGGAGTTTGCCCTGATGCGGCCGGAGCTGGCTCCCGACTTCCGCGATTACCTGTTCAATCTGGTGGACGAGCTCAGGACCGGCCGCTGGCCGGGGGTCGAACAGGCCGCGGCCACGCGGCAGGCGGGGCCGGCGCCGCTGAGGCGGCCGCGTTAG
- a CDS encoding LD-carboxypeptidase, whose translation MLRKPVRLCPGDTVGVVSLSAPVAAECPRRYRRGLEELKRIGFRPRPAPHVTARHGHTAGTPEQRLGDLHDLWRDPDVTAIINTIGGYNSHHLLEDLDYEYIARHPKLFIGYSDITALHVALHARTGLVTVLGPALMPQFGEYGGVHPYTWEHLRRVTMQAEPPGELTPSPEWTAEHLRWDVEDDRPRRYVPNPGPRTLRPGQAEGPILAGNAGTLLLLAGTPWWPRVDGVILCLEEDESEHPGTIDRMLTQLRHMGVFSRIAGLVLGRFHPRVGFSEDDPLEEIVLRAVRGYDFPVAVDFDFGHTDPMFTLPLGVRARLEAAPTKPRLFILEAAVI comes from the coding sequence GTGTTACGCAAGCCCGTGCGGTTGTGCCCGGGCGACACGGTGGGCGTCGTGTCCCTGTCGGCACCGGTGGCGGCCGAGTGCCCCCGTCGCTACCGGCGAGGTCTCGAGGAACTGAAGCGGATCGGTTTTCGGCCGCGACCAGCGCCGCATGTCACGGCCCGCCACGGCCACACGGCGGGGACGCCCGAACAACGGCTGGGCGATCTGCATGATCTCTGGCGGGATCCGGACGTCACGGCCATCATCAACACCATCGGTGGCTACAACTCCCACCACCTGCTGGAAGATCTGGACTACGAGTACATCGCCCGGCATCCGAAGCTGTTCATCGGTTACAGCGACATTACCGCCCTGCACGTCGCCCTTCATGCCCGTACGGGCCTGGTGACCGTGCTGGGTCCGGCCCTGATGCCCCAGTTCGGCGAATACGGCGGGGTGCATCCGTATACGTGGGAGCATCTGCGGCGGGTCACCATGCAGGCCGAACCGCCTGGTGAACTGACCCCGTCTCCGGAGTGGACGGCGGAGCACCTGCGCTGGGACGTCGAAGACGACCGGCCCCGTCGCTACGTGCCCAATCCGGGACCGCGCACCCTGCGCCCGGGCCAGGCCGAAGGGCCCATCCTGGCCGGCAACGCCGGCACGCTGCTCCTGTTGGCGGGAACCCCCTGGTGGCCGCGGGTCGACGGTGTGATCCTCTGCTTGGAAGAAGATGAGAGCGAGCACCCCGGCACCATCGACCGCATGCTGACGCAGCTGCGACATATGGGCGTGTTTTCGCGCATCGCAGGTCTGGTGCTCGGCCGGTTCCACCCGCGGGTGGGGTTCTCGGAAGATGATCCCCTAGAGGAGATCGTCCTGCGGGCCGTTCGCGGCTACGACTTTCCGGTGGCGGTCGACTTCGACTTTGGCCACACCGACCCAATGTTCACCTTGCCCCTGGGCGTGCGGGCCCGGCTCGAGGCGGCGCCCACGAAACCCCGGCTTTTTATCCTGGAGGCGGCGGTGATCTGA
- a CDS encoding pyridoxal-phosphate dependent enzyme has protein sequence MSLKNQPPSGVPAGGTNPGAPSPRGPNPEGHNQGDPDPERKHQDLVDDPSWREELLAARTRIAGIAVRTPLIPSPALSERLGAEVYLKLETLQPTGSFKLRGAASKVVRLAASDRPGHGRPAGAPASDPAPLRPVPGVVTFSTGNHGRAVAYVARRLGLRAVVCVSEGVPPVKLEAIRRLGAELAFAPTQDDAEALCARLAAEQGLVPVHPFDDPDVIAGHGTVGLEILDDLPDVDAVIVPLSGGGLLSGVGLALWHFAPGGVARPQGILAPGGRASSRPAAAAGARQSVTAPQLIGVSMERGPVMFHSLRAGRPITLPEEPSLADSLLGGIGLDNRWTFQLVSELATDAVLVSEEAIARAMTFMLEEHGLLVEGGAATAVAALMEAAATPPDSKASDRHVPSDRRVQSLRGVFPWRPEGPLPKPRRIVVVVTGRNVDPRRVVSG, from the coding sequence ATGTCCCTGAAGAACCAGCCGCCCTCGGGCGTGCCCGCCGGCGGCACGAACCCGGGGGCCCCATCCCCCAGGGGTCCGAACCCGGAGGGGCATAACCAGGGCGACCCGGACCCGGAGCGCAAGCACCAGGACCTGGTGGATGACCCGTCCTGGCGCGAGGAACTCCTCGCCGCCCGGACCCGCATCGCCGGCATCGCCGTCCGCACTCCCCTGATCCCCTCCCCGGCGCTGTCGGAGCGGCTCGGAGCGGAGGTCTACCTCAAGCTCGAGACCCTCCAGCCCACGGGCTCCTTCAAGCTCCGCGGCGCGGCCAGCAAGGTGGTGCGCCTGGCGGCATCGGATCGACCCGGCCACGGCAGGCCGGCGGGTGCCCCGGCGTCGGACCCGGCGCCCCTTCGCCCCGTCCCCGGCGTCGTGACCTTCTCCACCGGCAACCACGGCCGGGCGGTGGCCTACGTGGCCCGGCGGCTGGGCCTGCGGGCCGTGGTGTGCGTCTCCGAGGGCGTCCCGCCCGTCAAGCTGGAGGCCATCCGCCGCCTGGGCGCCGAGCTGGCCTTTGCCCCCACCCAGGACGACGCCGAGGCCCTCTGCGCCCGGCTGGCCGCCGAGCAGGGGCTGGTGCCGGTTCATCCCTTCGACGACCCCGACGTCATCGCCGGCCACGGCACCGTGGGGCTGGAGATCCTGGACGACTTGCCGGACGTGGACGCGGTCATCGTCCCGCTCTCGGGCGGCGGGCTGCTGTCGGGCGTGGGGCTGGCCCTGTGGCACTTCGCGCCGGGCGGGGTGGCTCGCCCCCAAGGCATCCTGGCCCCTGGCGGCAGGGCGAGCTCACGGCCGGCGGCCGCTGCCGGCGCAAGGCAGTCCGTTACGGCCCCTCAGCTCATTGGCGTCTCCATGGAACGGGGGCCGGTCATGTTCCACAGCCTCCGCGCCGGCCGCCCCATCACCCTGCCCGAAGAACCCAGCCTGGCCGACAGCCTGCTGGGGGGCATCGGCCTGGACAACCGGTGGACCTTCCAGTTGGTGAGCGAACTGGCCACCGATGCCGTGCTGGTCTCCGAGGAGGCCATCGCCCGGGCCATGACCTTCATGCTGGAAGAACACGGCCTGCTGGTCGAAGGCGGTGCAGCCACCGCCGTGGCGGCCCTTATGGAAGCGGCAGCCACGCCGCCGGACAGCAAAGCGTCCGACCGGCACGTCCCGTCCGACCGGCGCGTCCAGTCGCTACGCGGCGTGTTCCCCTGGCGTCCCGAGGGCCCCCTCCCCAAGCCCCGCCGGATCGTGGTCGTGGTGACGGGGCGCAACGTGGATCCCCGGCGCGTGGTGAGCGGTTAA
- a CDS encoding nucleotidyltransferase family protein has protein sequence MAQPQHLEDLIRRLRAVLIQEEDVRSAWLFGSVARGQDRTDSDVDVAVWMRARPDFERFSALQLRLEQAVHRPVDLVVLNDGNPLVAQEAVRGIPLLTRDAYAELEFVLDVDRQAEDFRLFLDSFWKERRRAAKEARR, from the coding sequence ATGGCGCAGCCGCAGCATCTTGAGGACCTCATCCGGCGGCTTCGCGCCGTTCTGATCCAAGAAGAAGATGTGCGATCGGCCTGGCTCTTCGGGTCGGTGGCCCGGGGCCAGGACCGCACCGATTCGGACGTCGACGTGGCCGTCTGGATGCGGGCCCGTCCCGACTTCGAGCGCTTTTCGGCCCTTCAGCTTCGCCTTGAGCAGGCCGTCCACCGCCCGGTTGACCTGGTGGTTCTGAACGACGGCAACCCCCTCGTGGCGCAGGAGGCCGTCCGCGGTATTCCGCTCCTTACCCGGGACGCATACGCCGAACTGGAATTCGTCCTGGATGTGGACCGCCAAGCCGAGGACTTCCGGCTTTTTCTGGATTCGTTCTGGAAGGAACGGCGGCGGGCCGCGAAGGAGGCACGGCGGTGA
- the tnpA gene encoding IS200/IS605 family transposase, whose protein sequence is MRRRFKSDRSVVYSCQYHVVWCPKYRRRVLVDGVDDHLKAILREVARERQAEMIEMKVMPDHVHLLVQVDRQFGIHRLVRLMEGRSSRILRQESPWLRSQLPTRWTNSYVVATVGGAPLAVNKQYIEQQKRV, encoded by the coding sequence ATGCGACGGAGATTCAAGTCGGACCGCAGTGTAGTGTACTCCTGCCAGTATCATGTCGTGTGGTGCCCGAAGTACCGTCGGCGGGTTCTGGTTGATGGAGTCGATGATCACTTGAAAGCTATCCTTCGCGAAGTCGCCCGTGAACGGCAGGCTGAGATGATCGAGATGAAAGTCATGCCGGATCATGTCCACCTCCTTGTCCAAGTGGATCGTCAGTTCGGAATTCATCGGCTGGTTCGGCTCATGGAGGGGCGGTCGTCGCGCATTCTTCGCCAGGAATCCCCGTGGCTGAGGAGCCAGTTGCCCACGCGCTGGACGAACAGCTACGTCGTTGCCACGGTAGGGGGTGCGCCGCTTGCAGTTAACAAGCAATATATTGAACAACAGAAACGGGTTTGA
- a CDS encoding DUF86 domain-containing protein: protein MERPCPSRHHGSARSRRGPCPRFFPLEPPGFSRGEVQISKILLSSLGRPTPGTYREIMLALAAAELASEDLAQDLATLAGLRNTLAHRYLDYKWEGVRWFLTKGIESVNRWLNRCEELAAHQRDR from the coding sequence GTGGAAAGGCCTTGTCCTTCCCGCCATCATGGATCTGCGCGATCCCGTCGTGGCCCATGCCCTCGGTTCTTCCCCTTAGAACCCCCCGGCTTTAGCCGTGGGGAGGTTCAGATCAGTAAGATTCTGCTGTCGTCGCTGGGCCGGCCTACGCCCGGGACGTACCGGGAGATCATGCTCGCCCTCGCGGCGGCCGAGCTGGCGTCGGAGGATCTGGCGCAGGACCTGGCGACTCTCGCCGGATTGAGGAATACCCTGGCGCACCGGTACCTCGACTACAAATGGGAAGGCGTGCGCTGGTTCCTCACGAAAGGTATCGAAAGCGTGAACCGGTGGTTGAACCGGTGCGAGGAACTGGCGGCCCACCAGCGCGATCGCTGA
- a CDS encoding dipeptidase, whose protein sequence is MSNSMPEPAAGAAAAGSTAKRKKYDGYRSFQFLEPGVDYRPFQLAREIGRVSPYVVEVSDAQEQRVQRLLAENVVISLHEHLMVIPEDVGQVFDYIREGRIFTGYEGLAASGLDAVCENFLNGAATITSKMGWKWTDIIHDIGMRFADLAHQDFVIRAERVDDILRAHAEGRVALIPSLEAATPIENELDRLDVLYGLGIRMMGIAYSEGNALGCGLREPRDGGLTVFGRQAVERMNKLGIAIDVSHSGDQTALDTIRFSKKPVFITHAGARALWPSRRLKPDEVIKACAERGGVIGIEAAPHTTLTRNHPEHSIESVMEHFEYCVELVGIDHVTFGPDLLFGDHVALHKAFAAHLSIGASHAKGEDFPRVPYVRGLENIAEAWPNIVRWLVKHHYSDDEIKKVIGGNTLRVLREVWHG, encoded by the coding sequence GTGAGCAACAGCATGCCCGAACCCGCGGCGGGTGCCGCCGCGGCGGGTTCGACCGCCAAGAGGAAGAAGTACGACGGCTACCGTTCCTTCCAGTTCCTCGAGCCGGGGGTCGACTACCGGCCCTTCCAGCTGGCCAGGGAGATCGGCCGGGTCTCCCCCTACGTGGTGGAGGTGTCCGACGCCCAAGAGCAGCGGGTCCAGCGGCTCCTGGCGGAGAACGTGGTGATCTCCCTCCACGAGCACCTGATGGTGATCCCCGAGGACGTGGGACAGGTCTTCGACTACATCCGCGAGGGCCGGATCTTCACCGGGTACGAGGGCCTGGCGGCTTCGGGGCTCGATGCCGTGTGCGAGAACTTCCTCAACGGCGCCGCCACCATCACCTCCAAGATGGGGTGGAAGTGGACCGACATCATCCACGACATCGGCATGCGGTTCGCCGACCTGGCCCACCAGGACTTCGTCATCCGGGCGGAGCGGGTCGACGACATCCTGCGCGCCCACGCCGAGGGCCGGGTCGCCCTGATCCCCAGCCTGGAGGCGGCGACGCCCATCGAGAACGAGCTGGACCGGCTCGATGTGCTGTACGGCCTGGGGATCCGGATGATGGGCATCGCGTACAGCGAGGGGAACGCCCTGGGGTGCGGCCTGCGGGAGCCGCGGGACGGCGGGCTGACGGTGTTCGGCCGACAGGCCGTGGAGCGGATGAACAAGCTGGGCATCGCCATCGACGTGTCCCACTCGGGCGACCAGACGGCTCTCGATACGATCCGGTTCAGCAAGAAGCCGGTCTTCATCACCCACGCCGGGGCCCGCGCCCTGTGGCCCAGCCGGCGGCTCAAGCCCGACGAGGTGATCAAGGCCTGCGCCGAGCGGGGCGGCGTGATCGGCATCGAGGCGGCGCCCCACACCACCCTGACCCGCAACCACCCCGAGCACAGCATCGAGTCGGTGATGGAGCACTTCGAGTACTGTGTGGAACTGGTGGGCATCGACCACGTGACCTTCGGGCCCGACCTGCTCTTTGGCGACCACGTGGCCCTGCACAAGGCCTTTGCCGCCCACCTGTCCATCGGCGCCAGCCACGCCAAGGGCGAGGACTTCCCCCGCGTGCCCTACGTGCGGGGGCTGGAGAACATCGCCGAGGCGTGGCCCAACATCGTTCGCTGGCTGGTCAAGCACCACTACTCCGACGACGAGATCAAGAAGGTGATCGGCGGTAACACCCTCCGCGTGCTGCGGGAGGTCTGGCACGGGTAG
- a CDS encoding alpha/beta fold hydrolase, with translation MRARINGVELVYEVFGEGIPLLTLHGGPGLGSRAGDREAFMPFTELGLQLVCFDQRGSGESEGAPPYSHEQWVADIEGLRQHLGLGKMVLAGGSYGGHLALEYALRYPENLYALILRDTAASNRYQEKAVQAALARNLPGVDRAMLARLFAGQVYDDEDFRACYEAIMPLYEVNFDPERARAKLERIRFRHETHNWAFSRNQPRYDLTNRLHEIQVPTLVLCGRHDWITPLEASEEIARLMPRARLVVFDHSGHSPQVEEPEKFRRVVREFLLEVVPGLKG, from the coding sequence ATGCGCGCCCGGATCAACGGGGTCGAGCTGGTCTACGAGGTGTTCGGCGAGGGGATCCCCCTGCTCACCCTGCACGGAGGTCCCGGGCTGGGCAGCCGGGCCGGCGACCGGGAGGCGTTCATGCCCTTCACGGAGCTGGGGCTCCAGCTGGTGTGCTTCGACCAGCGGGGATCCGGCGAGTCGGAAGGGGCGCCCCCGTACAGCCACGAGCAGTGGGTGGCGGATATCGAAGGGCTCCGGCAGCACCTGGGCCTGGGCAAGATGGTCCTGGCCGGCGGCTCCTACGGCGGCCACCTGGCCCTGGAGTACGCCCTGCGCTACCCGGAGAACCTCTACGCACTGATCCTGCGGGACACCGCCGCCAGCAACCGCTACCAGGAGAAGGCGGTCCAGGCGGCCCTGGCCCGCAACCTGCCCGGCGTGGACCGCGCCATGCTGGCCCGGCTCTTCGCCGGCCAGGTCTACGATGACGAGGACTTCCGCGCCTGCTACGAGGCGATCATGCCCCTGTACGAGGTCAACTTCGATCCTGAGCGGGCCCGGGCCAAGCTGGAGCGGATCCGCTTCCGCCACGAGACCCACAACTGGGCCTTCTCCCGCAACCAGCCCCGATATGATCTGACGAACCGGCTGCACGAGATCCAGGTGCCCACCCTGGTCCTCTGCGGCCGCCACGACTGGATCACGCCCCTGGAGGCCTCGGAGGAGATCGCCCGGCTCATGCCCAGGGCACGGCTGGTGGTGTTCGACCACAGCGGTCACTCGCCCCAGGTGGAGGAGCCGGAAAAGTTCCGCCGGGTGGTGCGGGAGTTCCTGCTGGAGGTCGTGCCCGGGCTCAAGGGCTAG
- a CDS encoding IclR family transcriptional regulator, with amino-acid sequence MAGEQGARPVPQPAPRPVPQSPAGPGHGYVIQAVIKALDVLFAFREPPHEHSLAELARITGLGKNQCFRCLKTLEAYGLVRLGEHGRYVLTPMLLSLAVLAAEERSLIRLAQPILDRLAAETGETVHLIALVDGMAVVIDRRDGPAGLRLATPLGARSPLHAGAVPKAMLAFLPEAEQARVLDMLPFLPRYTPKTVVDPQQLRAELAEIRRRGYAISDEDIEAGARGVGAPIFDARGRVVAGVSAGGPSLRIPPERLEHLGELVRLAARDISRQLGYAGAVSAAGPGARS; translated from the coding sequence ATGGCGGGGGAGCAGGGCGCCCGGCCGGTGCCGCAGCCGGCGCCCCGGCCGGTGCCCCAGTCACCGGCCGGGCCGGGCCACGGCTACGTGATCCAGGCGGTCATCAAGGCCCTGGACGTGCTCTTCGCCTTCCGGGAACCGCCCCACGAGCACAGCCTGGCCGAGCTGGCCCGGATCACCGGGCTGGGGAAGAACCAGTGCTTCCGCTGCCTCAAGACGCTGGAGGCCTATGGCCTGGTCCGGCTGGGAGAGCACGGGCGCTATGTGCTGACGCCCATGCTGCTGAGCCTGGCGGTGCTGGCGGCGGAAGAGCGCTCCCTGATCCGGCTGGCCCAGCCGATCCTGGACCGGCTGGCGGCGGAGACGGGGGAGACGGTGCACCTGATCGCCCTGGTCGACGGCATGGCGGTGGTCATCGACCGGCGGGATGGCCCGGCGGGCCTGCGCCTGGCCACGCCCCTGGGGGCGCGCAGCCCCCTGCACGCGGGAGCCGTGCCCAAGGCTATGCTGGCCTTCCTGCCCGAAGCCGAGCAGGCACGGGTGCTGGACATGCTGCCCTTCCTCCCCCGGTACACGCCCAAGACGGTGGTCGACCCCCAGCAGCTGCGGGCCGAGCTGGCCGAGATCCGGCGGCGCGGCTACGCCATCAGCGACGAGGACATCGAGGCCGGGGCACGGGGCGTGGGGGCGCCCATCTTCGATGCCCGGGGTCGCGTGGTGGCCGGGGTGAGCGCCGGCGGGCCGTCGCTGCGTATTCCTCCCGAGCGGCTTGAGCATCTGGGCGAGCTGGTGCGGCTGGCGGCCCGGGACATCTCCCGGCAGCTGGGCTATGCCGGGGCGGTCAGCGCGGCGGGCCCGGGGGCCAGGAGCTGA
- a CDS encoding ABC transporter substrate-binding protein yields MAVRWDEAGGRPAGSTAGRGSGGAAGPYRSRRRSLARIAAALLVAAATLLAACGSGGGGGAGGTGSGGAGGSVGSGGGGGGEAYNPNATVTLVTPADPTFNPWHPNAYAESNIINEMIFPGLTRWDEHMKPVPHLATEWSVSDDGLVWTFKLREGVKWSDGQPFTADDVAFTFNEIVLNPDLGANHSSEYKAVEKVVAVDPHTVEFHLKEPFASLPSYLAYYAGILPKHVFEGVEDPWSLNEFNKKNPVGTGPFMVAEYVSGSHVRLVPNPHYWGEKPKVKDVVFRIVPDVNAQVAQLLAGEVDMLSIDDPTLLDKLQNNPNLQLERVLTNVYYFVALNQDDPRFQDKRVRQALSYAIDKEAMIENLVKGYGQVATGPIPPLQAEYYNGDVARYPYDPEKAKALLAEAGWKPGPDGILQKDGKPFHITMTAAQMRQLVPATLLVQQWWKDLGIQVDVDVLDWNSYIEKAIVNRDYEATLAWWSTPADPDVYPYYASEAAGRGNNIPNYRNPALDDLLRRGRAATSEEERKAIYAEAQKLMADELPYLYLWWPESIVVYNKALHVPPGSYAVKGLYVDEWYKTR; encoded by the coding sequence ATGGCGGTTCGATGGGATGAAGCCGGCGGCCGGCCGGCCGGGTCCACCGCGGGGCGTGGATCCGGGGGCGCCGCCGGGCCATACCGGAGCAGGAGGCGTTCCCTGGCCCGGATCGCAGCGGCCCTGCTGGTGGCCGCTGCCACCCTGCTGGCGGCCTGCGGCAGCGGTGGGGGCGGCGGCGCGGGAGGAACCGGGAGCGGCGGTGCCGGGGGCAGCGTGGGCAGTGGAGGCGGCGGGGGCGGCGAGGCCTACAACCCCAACGCCACGGTCACCCTGGTGACCCCGGCGGACCCGACCTTCAACCCGTGGCACCCCAATGCCTATGCGGAATCCAACATCATCAACGAGATGATCTTCCCCGGCCTGACCCGGTGGGACGAGCACATGAAGCCGGTGCCCCACCTGGCCACCGAGTGGAGCGTCTCCGACGACGGCCTGGTGTGGACCTTCAAGCTGCGGGAAGGGGTCAAGTGGTCCGACGGCCAGCCCTTCACCGCCGACGACGTGGCCTTCACCTTCAACGAGATCGTCCTGAATCCGGACCTGGGCGCCAACCACAGCAGCGAGTACAAGGCGGTGGAGAAGGTGGTGGCGGTCGACCCCCACACCGTCGAGTTCCACCTCAAGGAGCCCTTCGCCTCGCTGCCCTCGTATCTGGCGTACTACGCGGGCATCCTGCCCAAGCACGTCTTCGAGGGCGTCGAGGACCCGTGGAGCCTGAACGAGTTCAACAAGAAGAACCCCGTCGGCACGGGGCCTTTCATGGTGGCCGAGTACGTCTCCGGCTCCCACGTGCGCCTGGTGCCCAACCCGCACTACTGGGGCGAGAAGCCCAAGGTCAAGGACGTGGTCTTCCGCATCGTCCCGGACGTGAACGCCCAGGTGGCCCAGCTGCTGGCGGGCGAGGTCGACATGCTGTCCATCGACGACCCGACCCTGCTGGACAAGCTCCAGAACAACCCCAACCTGCAGCTGGAGCGGGTGCTGACCAACGTCTACTATTTCGTCGCCCTCAACCAGGACGACCCCCGCTTCCAGGACAAGCGGGTGCGCCAGGCGCTCTCGTACGCCATCGACAAGGAAGCGATGATCGAGAACCTGGTCAAGGGCTACGGCCAGGTGGCCACGGGCCCCATCCCGCCCCTGCAGGCCGAGTACTACAACGGCGACGTGGCCCGTTATCCCTACGATCCTGAGAAGGCGAAGGCCCTGCTGGCGGAGGCCGGCTGGAAGCCGGGGCCCGACGGCATCCTGCAGAAGGACGGCAAGCCCTTCCACATCACGATGACCGCGGCCCAGATGCGCCAGCTGGTGCCCGCCACCCTGCTGGTCCAGCAGTGGTGGAAGGACCTGGGCATCCAGGTCGACGTCGACGTCCTCGACTGGAACAGCTACATCGAGAAGGCCATCGTCAACCGGGACTACGAGGCGACCCTGGCCTGGTGGTCCACGCCGGCGGACCCCGACGTCTACCCGTACTATGCCTCGGAGGCGGCGGGCCGGGGCAACAACATCCCCAACTACCGCAACCCGGCCCTAGACGACCTGCTGCGCCGCGGGCGCGCCGCCACCAGCGAGGAGGAGCGCAAGGCCATCTACGCCGAGGCCCAGAAGCTGATGGCCGACGAGCTGCCCTACCTCTACCTGTGGTGGCCCGAGAGCATCGTGGTCTACAACAAGGCGCTGCACGT